The following proteins are encoded in a genomic region of Solea senegalensis isolate Sse05_10M linkage group LG5, IFAPA_SoseM_1, whole genome shotgun sequence:
- the agpat9l gene encoding glycerol-3-phosphate acyltransferase 3-like: protein MEDVWAGALWALRVWLYLIVGLIMIPAMFGFSLGISETYMNILVKTLEWATLKIQRVNTVERTRNASASNSLIQRGNGSMEKELGELRRSRPKPPVGGDFTFSDCFYFTRKGIESIVEDEVTQRFTSEELVSWNLLTRTNDFQYISLKLTLVYGLGIFVRYCILAPLRITLALIGLSWLVIGTSAVGFLPNSSVKSWLSEWVHVMCYRICARGLSATIHYHNRENIPKKGGICVANHTSPIDVVILCNDACYAMVGQIHGGLMGVLQRAMVRSCPHVWFERAEMKDRHLVTKRLTDHVNDKTKLPILIFPEGTCVNNTSVMMFKKGSFEIGATIYPVAIKYDPKFGDAFWNSSKYSMVSYLLRMMTSWALVCNVWYLPAMHQQVGEDAVQFANRVKSAIAHQGGLLDLQWDGGLKRAKVKETFKEQQQKEYSSMVVGDDSNSD from the exons ATGGAGGACGTATGGGCCGGAGCCCTCTGGGCACTGAGGGTCTGGCTGTACCTCATTGTCGGCCTCATCATGATTCCAGCCATGTTTGGCTTCTCACTGGGCATTTCTGAAACATATATGAACATTCTTGTCAAAACACTAGAG TGGGCCACTCTGAAGATACAGAGGGTGAACACAGTTGAACGGACACGGAACGCCTCCGCAtcaaaca gtCTTATACAGAGGGGAAATGGCTCCATGGAGAAAGAGTTGGGGGAACTCAGACGCAGTCGTCCCAAGCCACCAGTCGGTGGTGATTTTACATTCagtgactgtttttatttcactcgAAAAGGAATTGAGAGCATTGTAGAGGATGAG gtgacGCAGCGTTTCACGTCCGAGGAACTGGTGTCCTGGAACTTACTAACTCGCACCAACGATTTCCAGTACATCAGCCTGAAGCTGACACTGGTTTACGGCCTTGGCATCTTTGTGAGATACTGCATCCTTGCCCCACTCAG GATAACACTGGCACTTATTGGCCTAAGCTGGTTGGTCATAGGAACATCGGCAGTGGGATTTCTTCCAAACTCAAG TGTTAAGTCGTGGCTCAGTGAATGGGTCCATGTGATGTGCTACAGAATCTGTGCTCGAGGACTCTCTGCCACTATTCACTATCACAACAG GGAAAACATACCTAAAAAAGGGGGAATCTGTGTTGCCAATCACACCTCTCCTATCGATGTTGTGATTCTCTGCAACGATGCATGCTATGCCATG GTGGGACAAATCCATGGAGGCTTGATGGGAGTTTTGCAGAGAGCCATGGTGAGGTCCTGTCCTCATGTCTGGTTTGAGAGAGCAGAGATGAAGGATCGCCACCTAGTGACCAAAAG GTTGACGGATCATGTGAATGACAAGACAAAGCTTCCCATATTAATATTTCCAGAGG GGACCTGTGTCAACAACACATCTGTTATGATGTTTAAAAAAGGGAGTTTTGAAATAGGAGCAACAATATATCCAGTAGCCATTAAG tatgACCCAAAGTTTGGAGATGCTTTCTGGAACAGTTCCAAATACAGCATGGTCAGTTACCTGCTGAGGATGATGACCAGCTGGGCCCTTGTCTGTAATGTCTGGTACCTGCCAGCCATGCATCAACAG GTGGGGGAAGACGCTGTCCAGTTTGCCAACAGAGTGAAGTCAGCCATCGCTCACCAGGGGGGACTTTTAGATCTTCAATG GGACGGCGGCCTGAAGAGAGCAAAGGTGAAGGAGACGtttaaagagcagcagcagaaggagtACAGCAGCATGGTGGTGGGAGACGACAGCAACAGCGACTGA
- the myl7 gene encoding myosin regulatory light chain 2, atrial isoform yields MASKKASNKRQRGGQKSCSNVFSMFEQSQIQEFKEAFGCIDQDRDGVIKKQDLKETYAQLGKLNVQDEELEQMLNEGKGPLNFTVFLSLFGEKLNGTDPEETILAAFKLFDPNGTGFVNKDEFKRLLMTQADKFTPDEVDQAFSVAPIDPTGNIDYKSLCYIITHGDEKEES; encoded by the exons ATG GCAAGTAAGAAGGCCTCTAATaagagacagaggggaggacAGAAGTCCTGCTCCAATGTTTTCTCCATGTTCGAGCAGTCCCAGATACAAGAGTTCAAGGAG GCTTTTGGTTGTATTGACCAAGACAGAGATGGTGTTATTAAAAAACAAGACTTGAAGGAGACCTACGCACAGCTgg ggAAGCTTAATGTCCAAGACGAGGAACTGGAGCAGATGTTGAATGAGGGGAAAGGTCCTCTCAACTTCACTGTGTTCCTGAGTCTTTTTGGGGAGAAACTCAATG gTACTGATCCTGAAGAAACCATACTTGCTGCCTTCAAACTGTTTGATCCAAACGGGACAGGCTTTGTTAATAAGGATGA GTTTAAGCGACTGCTGATGACCCAAGCTGATAAGTTCACACCGGAtgag GTGGATCAGGCCTTCTCTGTCGCTCCCATTGACCCAACGGGTAACATTGACTACAAGTCACTGTGCTACATCATCACACATGGAGATGAGAAGGAGGAATCCTAA